The genome window TGCCGCGCGCGCGGATCAGAACTTCGAGAGACCTTCGCTCAGCCCCTTGAGCGACACCGTGACGGTGGCGGTGCGGTCGCCGAGCTGGAATTCGATCTTCGCGGTGTTGCCCTTCTTGAGGGCGGCGAGCAATTCGGGCTCGACCTTGGTCGCGACCTCGCAGCCCTGCGGAATGCAGCGCTGCGGGAACAGCGGGTAGTCCTTGCCGCCGTCGACCGCCACCTTGACGCCCGGCGGGATCGCGTAGCCGAGCGGCAGGTAGCCGAACATCACCAGATCCTTCTCGCCGAGATGGAAGAACGACGCCTTCAGCACCGTCACCGGCTTGCCGTCCGGCGACTTCGCCGCTTCGATCTGCATCAGGCGGCAGGTGTTCTGCGGCTTCGCGCCCTGCGGCGGCGGCGGGCAGCTCACCGTCCAGTCGCCGAACTTGTCGCCGTCCTTGGCCAGCGCCGGCGCGGCCGCGACCACCGGAGCGGCCAGCGCGATCGCGGCCCCCAGGGTCAGAATACGAAACTTCCGAGAAACGGGCATATGCTGCGTCCTATAGGATCGAGATCGGGGCGGGCTGCAGGGGCCCGCCACCGGCGTGCCGGACAAAGCCGGGCGCTCAGGCGGCGGATACTAGCGATTTGCCGTGCGCCGGTCAAATCCGCGCGCGCGCAGCCCCGTATGTCGGCACCGCCACGCCACGCCGCAAGGGTTGCCGCGGCTTTCAGGCCAGCGACAGCAGCGTCGCCGCCACCGCCTGAGCGCGCGGCACCAGGGTGTCGAGGTGGCAGACCTCCTCGTCGGTGTGCGCCTTCTCCCCCACCGGGCCGAGGCCGCACAGGGTGGGCACCCCCATCGCCGCGGTGAAGCCCGAGTCCGCGCAGCCACCGGTGAACTCGCCCTCGACGGCAAAGCCCAACTCCGCCGCGGCGGCGCGATACTGCGCCAGCAGATCGGCGCTCGTCTCCGCCGCCATCGGCACGCGATGCGACATCGTCGTGCCGGTCGCGACCGTGCCCGGCACCTCCTCGGCGGCGAGGATCGCCGCGATCGCGGCGGCGACCGGCGCACGCTGCGCCTCGGCGACGATGCGCACGTCGAGCTCGGCGCTCGCCCAGCTCGCCACGGTATTGTGGCCGATGCCGCCCGCGATCACGCCGACATTGGTGGTGATCCCGGCGGCGTAGTCGGTGAGCGCGTGCAGGCGCGGGATCTTGCGCGCCAGCGCCTCGATCGCGCTGCACCCCGCCTGATGGTTGACGCCCGCGTGCGCCGCCTTGCCGGACACCTCGATCTTCATCCAGAAACCGCCCTTGCGCGCCGAGACGACGTTGCCCGAGGCGCGCCCCGGCTCCATGTTGAGCACCGCGCGCGCGCCCGCCGCCGTCGCCTCGATGATCGGGCGGCCGGTATCGGAGCCGATCTCCTCGTCGCCGGTGAACAACGCCACCAGCGGATAGGGCGCGGAGCCGGTCTCGGCGAACGCCTTCAGCACGAACGCGATCAGCACCAGCCCGCCCTTCATGTCGGCGACGCCCGGACCGTAGGCGCGGTCGCCCGCCGTGCGATAGGGCCGCGCGGCGACCGTGCCGGTGGGAAAGACGGTGTCGCGGTGGCCCATCATCAGCGCGTGGGCGTTGCCGCCGCCGCCGACGGTGACGCGCAGAGCGTCGCCGAAGCGCGCCACCGGAATCCGCTCCAGATTCACGCCGTCGCCCGCGAGAAAGGCGGCGAGCGCCTCCAGCACGCGGTCGTTGCCCGCCTTGTCGGCGCTGAAACTGTCGATGTTCACCAGGGTTTCGAGCAGCGCTTCCATCTCGCCCCGCCGCGGCGCGAGCCACGCGAGGGCCGGTGCGGTGGTCGTCATGATGCCTTCCCCGCCGCGATCAGGGCCTTGCCGTCCTCGCCGAGGTCCCAGTAGAGCCCGGCCATGATGCCGAGCGCCTCGCGCGCCACCGAACCCAGCAGATGTTCGTCGGGCGCGTGCTGCGAACACGCCGGATAGGAATGGGGAACCCAGATCGTCGGCAGGCCGAGCACGTCGGCGAACGCGTCGTTGGGCAGCGAGCCGCCGAGGTTGGGCAGAAGCGCGGGCTTTTTGCCGCTGGTCCGCGCGATCGAGGCCAGCGCCCAGGTCACCCACGGGTTCTCCGGGTCGAGCCGGGTGGCGGCGAACGCGACCCGGCTGGCGGTGGCGACGATCCCGCCGAAGCCGCGCTCCGCGAGGTGCGCCGAAATCGCCGGAATGAAGGTGTCCGGATCGCAGCCGACGACGTAGCGCAATTGCAGGGTGGCGCGCGCCTCGGGCGGGATCGCGTTGACCGGCAGATCGGGATTGCCCGCGAGCATCGCCAGAACCTCTAAGGTGTTCCAGCCGTAGACCCGCTCCTCGGTGGTGAGGCCGGGCTCGCCCCAGTCGGCGTCCACCTCCGGGTCGCCGGGATTGCCGCCGACCTTGAGATCGGCGATCGCCGCCCGCACCGCGGCGGGGATCGGCTGCGGCCGCAGCCCCTCGACGAGAATCTTGCCGTTGGCGTCGACCATCGACGCGATCGCGGCAGCCAGGATGGTGGCCGGATTGCGCAGCGCGCCGCCCCAGTTGCCGGAATGGTGCCCGCCGTCGCGCAGCTTCAGAACCAGATCGAAATTGAACGCGCCGCGCGAGCCGAGAAACACCGTCGGCCGGGCGGCGGACATCCGCGGGCCGTCGGACGCGATCAGCACGTCGGCCTTGAGCTCCGCCTTGTGGCGCGCGCACACCTCGCGCAGGCCGGGCGAGCCGATCTCCTCGCCCATTTCCAGGATCAGCTTGACGTTGAAGCCGAGTCGGCCGCCGCGCGCCGCCATCACCGGCGCGAGCGCGGCGAGATTGATGGCGTGCTGACCCTTGTTGTCGGCGGTGCCGCGGCCGTACCAGCGGTCGCCCACCACCGTCACCTCCCAGGGCGAGAGGTTGTCGCGCCACTTGCCCTCGTAGCCGCGCACCACGTCGCCGTGGCCGTAGATCAGCACCGTCGGCAGGCCGTCGCCCTCGTGCCGCTCGCCGATCAGGAACGGGCCGCTGCCCTCGGGACCGTCGACCGTGCGGGTGGCGAAGCCGAGATCGCGCAACTGCGGGATCGCCGCCTCGTCGAAATAGGTCTGGAGGATCGGACGGCGTTCCGGTCTCTGGCTTTCGCTCGGGATCGCGACGCGGCGCTTGAGATCGGCGAGGAATCCGCCGTCGTCGAAATATACCTGCGCCCCGGCAATCGCGGCATCACGGCTCATCGGGCACTCCTTTCGAGGGGAAAGTGACAGGCGGCGCCGGAAGCGGCGTCGAAGGGCGGCGCCGCGGCGCGGCAGATCTCGCCGGCGCGCGGGCAGCGCGGATGGAAGGCGCAGCCCGGCGGCGGCACGATCGGATTGGGGAACGCGGCACCGAGCTGCGTATCCGGAATGCCGAGCCCGGGCTCCGGCGTCAACACCGAATCCAGCAGCGCGCGGGTATAGGGATGGCGGGGCCCGGCGAACAGCGCGGCGGCGGGGCGTTCCTCGACGATCCGGCCGAGGTACATCACCGCGACGCGGTCGGCGAGGTGTTCGACCACCGCGAGATTGTGGCTGATGAACAGATAGGTGAGGCCGAACTCGCGCCGCAGCTCCAGCAGCAGGTTGAGGATCTGCGCCTGCACCGAAACGTCGAGCGCCGAGGTCGGCTCGTCGCAGATCACCACCTCGGGGCGCATCACCAGGGCGCGGGCGATCGCGACGCGCTGGCGCTGTCCGCCGGACATCTGGCTGGGCGTGCTGTCGGCGGCGCGGCGCGGCAGGCCGACGACGTCGAGGATCTCGTCGACCATGCGGTCGCGCTCCGGCTTGGCGGCGATACCGTGGACATCGAGCGGCATCGCGACGATCTGCCGCACCGTCTTGCGCGGGTTGAGGGAGGAGTACGGGTCCTGGAAGATCGGCTGGATGCGGCGGGAGAGTTCCTTGCGCCAGCCGCTTCCCGCCACCGTCACGCCGTCGACGCGGATGCGTCCGGCGGTCGGAGCTTCGAGACCGAGGAGAATCTTCGCGAGCGTGCTCTTGCCGCAACCGCTTTCGCCGACGAGACCGAGGGTCTCGCCGCGCGCAAGCCTGAGCGTCACGCCGTCCACCGCCCTCAGCGGCAGTTTCGGCGCGAACATCCCCTGGCGCACCCGATAGGTTTTGGCGATGCCGTCGAGTTCGAGGATCGGCGCGACGCTCATCGGCCGCCCTCCGCCCGCACGCAGCGCACCGCGCGGCCGTCCGGCAGATGCGCCACCGCCACCTCCTCGGCGCAGCGCGGCTCGGCAAGCGTGCAGCGATTGCGGAACACGCAGCCGGAGACGCGTCCGGTGAGGCTCGGCACCAGACCGGGGATCGAGCCCAGCGGCTCGCCCGGCGCGGTCTTGCCCGGCTGCGGGATGCAGTCGAGCAGACCGCGGGTGTAGGGGTGCGCGGGCGCGGCGAACAGCGCGCCGACCGGGCCGCTCTCGACGATCTCGCCTGCGTACATCACCGCTACCCGGTCGGCGATCCGCGCCACCACGCCGAGATCGTGGGTAATCAGCATCACCGCGACGCCGAATTCCTTCTGGATCTCCTTCAGCAGCAGCAGGATCTGCGCCTGGATGGTGACGTCGAGGGCGGTGGTGGGCTCGTCGGCGATCAGCAGGTCGGGATCGCACATCAGCGCCATCGCGATCATCACCCGCTGCCTCAGCCCGCCCGAAAGCTGGTGCGGATACTGCCCCATGCGCCGCGCCGCGGCGGTGATGCCGACGCGCTCCAGCAGGTTCACCGCCCGCGCCTCGGCCTCGGCGCGGGAGACCTTGCGGTGGCGTATCAGCGGCTCGGCGAGCTGGTTGCCGATGGTGTAGGCGGGGTTGAGCGAGGTCATCGGCTCCTGGAAGATCATCGCCATGCGGTCGCCGCGCAGATCGCTCATCCTGCGTTCGGAAATTGCGGCGAGGTCGATGCCGTCGAACGCGAGACGGTCGGCGCTGCGCCGGAGACGGCCGGGCAGCAGGTTCATCAGCGCCAGCGAGGTGATCGACTTCCCCGAGCCGCTCTCGCCGACGATGCAGAGGGTTTCGCCGCGGCGGATCTCGAAGGAGACGCCGCGCACCGCGTGCAGGGTGCGTCCGCCCAGCGGGATGTCGACGGTGAGGTTCTCGACGGCGAGCAACGGTTCGGTCAATTGCGGTTCTCCGGCGCGGTGACGTCGCGCACGCCGTCTCCCAGCAGGTTGATCGCCAGCACCAGCACCAGCAGCGCGAGGCCGGGAATCACGATCACCCAGGGCTTGAAGAACATGTACGACTTGCCCTCGGCGATCATCAGCCCCCACGACGGCTCGGGCGGCGGCACGCCGAGGCCGAGGAACGAGAGCGTGGCCTCGAGCAGGATCGCGTGCGCCATCTCGAGCGTCGCGACGACGATCAGGGCGTTGAGGATGTTGGGCAGGATTTCCGAGAGCACGATCCGCCACACCGAGCAGCCGATGCACTGCGCCGCGGCGATGTATTCGGCGTGGCGGATCTGCTGGGTGGCGACGCGGGTGACCACCGCGAAGCGATCCCACAGCAGGAACCCGAGCACGAGGATGACGATCTTGAGCGAGCCGCCCACCAGCGACGCCACCGCCAGCGCCACCAGCACCACCGGCATCGACAGGCGGGTGGTGATGACGTAGCTGATGATGCTGTCGACCTTACCGCCGAAGTACCCCGCCGCCACCCCCATCGCGGTACCGATCACGCCCGAGATCAGCGCCGCCAGCGCACCGATCATCAGCGAGATGCGGGCGCCGTAGATCAGCCGCGAGAGGTAGTCGCGGCCGAGCTTGTCGGTGCCGAGAACGTGATCCCAGCCGCCTTTGGCATCCCACACCGGCGGGATCAGGCGGCGGGCGACGTCCTGCGCGTAGGGGTCGTGCGGAGCGAGCAGCGGCGCGAACAGCGCCGCCAGCACGATCAGCCCGAGAACCGCCGCACCGAGCATGAAGCCGTGGTGGCCCAGCGCGCGGCGGGCGAGACGCGCGAACGGCGAAACCCGCGGCAGGGCTTCGGAGAGGGGATCGGAGGCGACGCTTTCGGCCATGTCAGGAACTCCGCATGCGCGGATCGAGCGCGGCGTTGAGGAGGTCGGCGACGAGGGTCACGGCGATGTAGACCACCGACAGCAGCAGCACCACCGCCTGCACCACCGGATAGTCGTTGCGCGAGATCGCCTCCCACGCGAGGTGGCCGAGGCCGTGCAGCGAGAACACCGTCTCGATCACGATCGAACCGCCGAGCATGAAGCCCAACTGCACCGCGGCGAGGCCGACCACCGGGATCACCGCGTTGCGGAGCGCGTGCTTGAACAGCACCGCCGCCGGACGCAAACCCTTGGCGCGCGCGGTGCGGATATAGTCGGAGGCGAGCACGTCGAGCATGCCGTTGCGGGTGAGGCGCATGATCGCGGGCATCGCGTAGGTGCCGAGCGCGACCACCGGCATCACCATGTGCTTCCAGGTGCCGGTGCCGGAGGCGGGCAGCCAGCGCAGCTCGACGGCGAAGATCAGCACCAGGGTGAGCGCGAACCAGAAGCTCGGCATCGCCTGCCCGAACACCGACAGGGTCAGGGCGAAGCGATCGACCCAGGTGTCGCGCCGGATCGCCGCGACCACCCCGAGGGGGATCGCCACCGCCAGCGCGAAGGCGAGCGCGAGGCCGCCGAGCGTCATCGTCACGCCGAGGCGGCCGCCGATCAGCGTCGTCACCTGGTCCTGGAAATAGAAGGAGCGCCCGAAATCGAGATGCAGCGCCCGCCACAGCCAGTCGACGAACTGCACGCCGATCGGCTTGTCGAGGCCGAATTCGACGCGGATCTGCGCGATCTGCTCGGCGGAGGAGTCCGGCCCGGCGATCGCCACCGCGAGATCGCCCGACAGATGCAGGAGGAAGAAGCTGAGCACCGCGACGGTGAACGCCACCCCCAGCGCCACGGCGACGCGTTTCAAGGCGAACTGCAGCATCGGCGAGCCTCCGCGAAAGGCCGCCCCGGTCGCCCGGGGCGGCGCCGGTTCATTTCCACGACGCGGCGTAGAAGCGCGGCAGTTCGTCGGGCTGCGCGGTGAACGCGAGGTCCTTGGTGAAGGCGTAGTTGGCCGAATACGAGAACAGCGGCAGCACGTAGGCCTTCTCGGAGATGCGCTTGAGCGCCTTGCCGTAAAGCTCCAGGCGCTTGCTCTCGTCGACGATCGAGTCCGCTTCCTTCAGCCACGCCGCCACCTCCGGGTCGCGCGAGCGGTCGTCCCCCGACCCCTTGAAGTAGTTGCCGGTGAAGGCGGAGGCGTCGTTGACCGAATACGAGCCCCAGGTGTTCATGGTGATCGGCGACTTGCCCGCGTGCAGTTCGCCGCGCATCGCCGGATACTTGAGGAAGTTGAGCTTGGCCTTGATCCCCACCGCCTGAAGATAGCCGATCATCGCCTCGGCGTAGTCGCGCTCGCGGTAGGCGTACATCTCGGTATCGAAACCGTCGGGATAGCCCGCCTCCTTCAAGAGCGCCTTCGCCCTGGCCGGATCGTAGGCGTACTTGACCACGGTATCCTGGACGCAGGCGGTCTGCTCGACGAAGCAGGCGGCGTTCATCACGCGGCTGCCGCCGCGCACCAGATTATCGACCATCGCCTGCCGGTCGATCGCCATCGACACCGCCTTGCGCACCCGCTCGTCCTTGAACGGCTTCATCGCCGGGTCGTCGCTCTGCATTTCGAAGATCAGGAAGGCGACGCGCATGGTCTCGGACGACAGCACCGAGATTTCGGGCACCGACCGCAGGCTGTCGGCCTGGTCCGACGGCACCCGCCAGATCCAGTCGACGCCGCCGGTCATCAGTTCGGCGACGCGGCTTTCGCCGTCGGGGATCACGCGGAAGTCGAGCTTG of uncultured Alphaproteobacteria bacterium contains these proteins:
- a CDS encoding conserved exported hypothetical protein (Evidence 4 : Homologs of previously reported genes of unknown function), yielding MPVSRKFRILTLGAAIALAAPVVAAAPALAKDGDKFGDWTVSCPPPPQGAKPQNTCRLMQIEAAKSPDGKPVTVLKASFFHLGEKDLVMFGYLPLGYAIPPGVKVAVDGGKDYPLFPQRCIPQGCEVATKVEPELLAALKKGNTAKIEFQLGDRTATVTVSLKGLSEGLSKF
- a CDS encoding Peptidase M20:peptidase M20, whose translation is MTTTAPALAWLAPRRGEMEALLETLVNIDSFSADKAGNDRVLEALAAFLAGDGVNLERIPVARFGDALRVTVGGGGNAHALMMGHRDTVFPTGTVAARPYRTAGDRAYGPGVADMKGGLVLIAFVLKAFAETGSAPYPLVALFTGDEEIGSDTGRPIIEATAAGARAVLNMEPGRASGNVVSARKGGFWMKIEVSGKAAHAGVNHQAGCSAIEALARKIPRLHALTDYAAGITTNVGVIAGGIGHNTVASWASAELDVRIVAEAQRAPVAAAIAAILAAEEVPGTVATGTTMSHRVPMAAETSADLLAQYRAAAAELGFAVEGEFTGGCADSGFTAAMGVPTLCGLGPVGEKAHTDEEVCHLDTLVPRAQAVAATLLSLA
- a CDS encoding conserved hypothetical protein (Evidence 4 : Homologs of previously reported genes of unknown function); its protein translation is MSRDAAIAGAQVYFDDGGFLADLKRRVAIPSESQRPERRPILQTYFDEAAIPQLRDLGFATRTVDGPEGSGPFLIGERHEGDGLPTVLIYGHGDVVRGYEGKWRDNLSPWEVTVVGDRWYGRGTADNKGQHAINLAALAPVMAARGGRLGFNVKLILEMGEEIGSPGLREVCARHKAELKADVLIASDGPRMSAARPTVFLGSRGAFNFDLVLKLRDGGHHSGNWGGALRNPATILAAAIASMVDANGKILVEGLRPQPIPAAVRAAIADLKVGGNPGDPEVDADWGEPGLTTEERVYGWNTLEVLAMLAGNPDLPVNAIPPEARATLQLRYVVGCDPDTFIPAISAHLAERGFGGIVATASRVAFAATRLDPENPWVTWALASIARTSGKKPALLPNLGGSLPNDAFADVLGLPTIWVPHSYPACSQHAPDEHLLGSVAREALGIMAGLYWDLGEDGKALIAAGKAS
- the dppF gene encoding dipeptide transporter; ATP-binding component of ABC superfamily (Evidence 2a : Function of homologous gene experimentally demonstrated in an other organism; PubMedId : 7536291; Product type t : transporter) translates to MSVAPILELDGIAKTYRVRQGMFAPKLPLRAVDGVTLRLARGETLGLVGESGCGKSTLAKILLGLEAPTAGRIRVDGVTVAGSGWRKELSRRIQPIFQDPYSSLNPRKTVRQIVAMPLDVHGIAAKPERDRMVDEILDVVGLPRRAADSTPSQMSGGQRQRVAIARALVMRPEVVICDEPTSALDVSVQAQILNLLLELRREFGLTYLFISHNLAVVEHLADRVAVMYLGRIVEERPAAALFAGPRHPYTRALLDSVLTPEPGLGIPDTQLGAAFPNPIVPPPGCAFHPRCPRAGEICRAAAPPFDAASGAACHFPLERSAR
- the dppD gene encoding dipeptide transporter; ATP-binding component of ABC superfamily (Evidence 2a : Function of homologous gene experimentally demonstrated in an other organism; PubMedId : 7536291; Product type t : transporter); protein product: MTEPLLAVENLTVDIPLGGRTLHAVRGVSFEIRRGETLCIVGESGSGKSITSLALMNLLPGRLRRSADRLAFDGIDLAAISERRMSDLRGDRMAMIFQEPMTSLNPAYTIGNQLAEPLIRHRKVSRAEAEARAVNLLERVGITAAARRMGQYPHQLSGGLRQRVMIAMALMCDPDLLIADEPTTALDVTIQAQILLLLKEIQKEFGVAVMLITHDLGVVARIADRVAVMYAGEIVESGPVGALFAAPAHPYTRGLLDCIPQPGKTAPGEPLGSIPGLVPSLTGRVSGCVFRNRCTLAEPRCAEEVAVAHLPDGRAVRCVRAEGGR
- the dppC gene encoding dipeptide transporter; membrane component of ABC superfamily (Evidence 2a : Function of homologous gene experimentally demonstrated in an other organism; PubMedId : 7536291; Product type t : transporter), with protein sequence MAESVASDPLSEALPRVSPFARLARRALGHHGFMLGAAVLGLIVLAALFAPLLAPHDPYAQDVARRLIPPVWDAKGGWDHVLGTDKLGRDYLSRLIYGARISLMIGALAALISGVIGTAMGVAAGYFGGKVDSIISYVITTRLSMPVVLVALAVASLVGGSLKIVILVLGFLLWDRFAVVTRVATQQIRHAEYIAAAQCIGCSVWRIVLSEILPNILNALIVVATLEMAHAILLEATLSFLGLGVPPPEPSWGLMIAEGKSYMFFKPWVIVIPGLALLVLVLAINLLGDGVRDVTAPENRN
- the yliC gene encoding putative peptide transporter permease subunit: membrane component of ABC superfamily (Evidence 3 : Function proposed based on presence of conserved amino acid motif, structural feature or limited homology; Product type pt : putative transporter), encoding MLQFALKRVAVALGVAFTVAVLSFFLLHLSGDLAVAIAGPDSSAEQIAQIRVEFGLDKPIGVQFVDWLWRALHLDFGRSFYFQDQVTTLIGGRLGVTMTLGGLALAFALAVAIPLGVVAAIRRDTWVDRFALTLSVFGQAMPSFWFALTLVLIFAVELRWLPASGTGTWKHMVMPVVALGTYAMPAIMRLTRNGMLDVLASDYIRTARAKGLRPAAVLFKHALRNAVIPVVGLAAVQLGFMLGGSIVIETVFSLHGLGHLAWEAISRNDYPVVQAVVLLLSVVYIAVTLVADLLNAALDPRMRSS
- a CDS encoding Extracellular solute-binding protein family 5, encoding MLRTALLGSVLALCLAPGAALAGKAADTLVYASDSDLENVSPYHNNMREGVILMHHVWDGLVLRDVKTGKYVPLLAKSWKWVDPTTLEFALRTDVKFHNGDPLTADDVVFTVNYVLTPEAKVVAKQNVMWMAGAEKVDAHTVRIKLKEPFPAAMEYLAAAVPIYPKAYFEKVGIEGFAKAPVGTGPYKIVSATSGQGVKMVRNPDYMKDGPKGQPKIGKLDFRVIPDGESRVAELMTGGVDWIWRVPSDQADSLRSVPEISVLSSETMRVAFLIFEMQSDDPAMKPFKDERVRKAVSMAIDRQAMVDNLVRGGSRVMNAACFVEQTACVQDTVVKYAYDPARAKALLKEAGYPDGFDTEMYAYRERDYAEAMIGYLQAVGIKAKLNFLKYPAMRGELHAGKSPITMNTWGSYSVNDASAFTGNYFKGSGDDRSRDPEVAAWLKEADSIVDESKRLELYGKALKRISEKAYVLPLFSYSANYAFTKDLAFTAQPDELPRFYAASWK